In a single window of the Debaryomyces hansenii CBS767 chromosome A complete sequence genome:
- a CDS encoding DEHA2A14806p (highly similar to uniprot|P78581 Aspergillus oryzae Tannase precursor) produces the protein MIKKLFIIAALFATITRASPILKRDLSSNNSSTSYSLDDLCSISHVRESLPSNGTLLGIEMIPTSVEVNVAESSNYCYCNISVSYAHTGKNDTIVLNYALPDPSTFESRFYVAGGGGYSLSSSSTGGLSYGAVGGCTDAGYDAFSTSYDEVVLFGNGSINWDATYMFAYQGLGEMTTIGKALTSVFYGMSDDEKLYTYFEGCSDGGRQGMSQIQRYGDLYDGAAIGAPAFRYAQQQVNHVYPSMVEEDLNYFPPPCELSKIINATIGACDSLDGRIDGVISRTDLCMLRFNLSSIIGEPYYCEAQNSTSLGFGFSKRAESSTTSYQPEQNGTVTAEGVAIAQAIYKGLHNSAGERAYLSWQIGSELSDAETKYSEDSGSWELNIPSTGGEYVAKFIQLLNIDNLSSLDDITYDTLVDWMSTGYYRYLDSLQTIIPDLTSFYSNGGKLLHYHGESDPSIPAASSIHYWQSVRSIMYHEMSFNESLTALDNWYQFYLVPGAAHCGANSLQPGPYPKSNMETIIEWVEKDKKPSGLNSTVSSGDYEGEFQLLCKWPLRPFWKSNSSYDCVYDQASYDSWTYTFDAFKVPIY, from the coding sequence atgataaagaaattgttcATTATTGCCGCTTTATTTGCTACAATTACAAGGGCCAGCCCTATATTAAAAAGagatttatcttcaaataacaGTAGCACTAGTTATTCGCTTGATGATTTATGCTCCATTTCGCATGTTCGGGAGTCGTTGCCTCTGAATGGGACTTTACTTGGTATTGAAATGATTCCGACATCTGTCGAAGTTAATGTCGCTGAAAGTTCTAATTACTGCTATTGTAACATCTCTGTTTCTTATGCGCATACAGGAAAAAACGATACTATTGTCCTCAACTATGCTTTGCCGGATCCTTCCACCTTCGAGAGTAGATTTTACGTTGCTGGTGGAGGTGGTTATAGCCTTAGTAGTTCTTCTACTGGTGGTCTTTCCTATGGTGCTGTAGGCGGTTGCACTGATGCTGGTTACGATGCCTTCAGTACATCTTATGATGAGGTGGTTCTTTTTGGTAATGGTTCTATTAACTGGGACGCAACTTACATGTTCGCTTACCAAGGATTGGGTGAAATGACCACCATAGGTAAAGCTCTCACTAGTGTTTTCTACGGAATGTCTGACGATGAAAAGCTTTATACTTACTTTGAAGGTTGCTCCGATGGTGGCCGTCAAGGTATGAGTCAAATACAAAGGTATGGAGATTTGTATGATGGTGCTGCTATCGGTGCACCTGCTTTCAGGTATGCTCAACAACAAGTCAATCATGTTTACCCTTCCAtggttgaagaagatttgaattacTTTCCACCTCCATGTGAATTGAgtaaaattatcaatgcTACAATTGGTGCCTGTGATTCTCTCGACGGTCGTATAGATGGAGTTATTTCCAGAACAGATCTATGTATGCTTAGGTTTAATTTGAGTTCTATAATTGGAGAACCCTATTATTGTGAAGCTCAAAATAGTACTTCTCTTGGATTTGGCTTTAGCAAAAGAGCCGAAAGTAGTACTACCTCTTATCAACCAGAGCAAAACGGTACAGTTACTGCTGAGGGAGTAGCTATTGCTCAAGCAATTTATAAAGGCCTTCACAATTCTGCTGGTGAAAGAGCCTATCTTTCGTGGCAAATTGGTTCCGAACTTAGTGATGCTGAAACTAAATATAGCGAAGATTCGGGGTCTTGGGAGCTTAATATCCCATCCACTGGAGGGGAATACgttgcaaaatttattcagttattaaatattgataaccTCTCATCTCTCGATGACATCACTTACGACACATTAGTTGACTGGATGTCCACCGGTTACTATAGATACTTGGATTCTTtacaaacaataatacCTGACTTAACCTCATTTTACTCGAATGGAGGAAAATTGTTACACTATCACGGTGAATCTGATCCAAGTATTCCTGCCGCTTCTTCGATTCATTACTGGCAAAGTGTTCGTTCTATTATGTACCATGAAATGTCTTTTAATGAATCGCTTACTGCTCTTGACAACTGGTATCAGTTTTATTTAGTACCGGGTGCTGCTCACTGTGGTGCAAATAGCTTGCAACCAGGCCCATATCCAAAATCTAATATGGAGACCATTATAGAATGGGTGgaaaaagataagaaaCCATCCGGTCTTAATTCAACTGTCTCTTCAGGTGACTATGAAGGCgaatttcaacttctttgCAAATGGCCACTTCGTCCATTTTGGAAAAGTAATTCCAGTTATGACTGTGTTTATGACCAGGCATCTTATGATTCTTGGACATACACTTTTGATGCCTTCAAAGTTCCAATTTACTGA